In the genome of Raphanus sativus cultivar WK10039 chromosome 9, ASM80110v3, whole genome shotgun sequence, the window TACGGACAAAATTTTATCTTCTCGCCAGACAGCTACTGACATAAGAATCTTCTCTAGATTTACCTAATCTACGCTTGCTGCAGGCTACGTATCAACTTGTATTTTGGTTAGGGGCATCAACGTAACTTCTTTCGTATTCCTCACGTTAGATACCCAAAAAAATTTTCCCATGCATACTTACCTAATTAAGTTATGTGTCATGGTTTTCTACCACATTTGGCCTATTTTATATTTGGTAAATTCTGCTATAAATATTTCACTATTTTAAAACCACATGTTTAATAATAGATCGTCAATACTATTAGATGATGATGTTTTGTGAAcatataataatacaaacacaataaaaatgtcaatactattaaatgaTGATGTTTTGTGAAcatataataatacaaacacaataaaaaatataaagtaaatatttagATAGTATAATGTAACGTGTGATAGATAGGAGGTAGACACTattaattgaattttttttcttggaatATTCCTTATCTTAACTGATTCacaagttttattttcttaatgttttatttttagaaaaatagaaaacatttaattaaaatcatactttaaaaatattctaattgcAGAATCttgtaaatattgttgaaacagAAGTTCATCTCAAAAAatgctttttattttaatagtatactagattttgatccgcgctttgaaagcgcggaatAATATTTCgtttatgtttttcaaaattaagttactttcattgttgatttaaattttaatatttatgttttaatatctATAATTGAGAGTAATTATTTCGTGTTTTCGATTCGGATTATTCGGTTTTTGGGTTAGAATGTTTAAGACCCGCTTAGGAATCATACATTTTTGGCTCGAATTGGTTCAGGTAATATCGGATGCAggtcatgtttttattttttttataaacatgtagTGGAAGCGAATTAGTAATAGATTGAGTTTAATTCGgggtttaaagaaaaaaattccaaaaacgCTTAAAACCAGAATTAAATCCGGAAAACCATAACAATTCAGGTAATTAGAGTAATTCagttattttgaatatttttatttataaattataattatatataaatgaaaaataattaattttattatattttgaatattcagGTACCcgtttgttttttgtttggtttcggtttttaggttttcgaaaaataaaaactttttgtttttttttcttttataattttggtCCGATTTCAATTCTGATTTTTACTCGTTTGGGTACAGTTTTTGgaaatgttttgaaacccgatccgaacccatGGTTGAACCTGTAAACCTGGTGATCCAAGATAaatttggtttaggttttgtgaaaaaaatatatttaaaaacacaGTATAGCCtccaaaaaaacactaaaacccAGAACTCAGTTACTAGTTAAACCGTTGGTTAAACCAATAAATaacttttacattttctttagtttttaattatgtttttttatctgTTTTATATTCTAACCTTAATTAAAAGTTAGGTTTTACTATGTTCTAAGTTCTCGCTTATACTATGATTTACATGTTCTAAGTTCTAGTATGTTTTCCATTCTTTGTTGTGAATATCatgagtttattttattttttttacatgtttCGAACTAAATATGTTTTGTCTTGAAAGTCACAGATGACtgattttattctaatttttatgcAAAACCATATGATTTGAATCATATTTTGCAGTGATTTTTTcacattagatatttaaatatttatgaattttaagtcttgatatatttttgttagatGTCAGAACTCTTAAGTTTTtgctatttttgatattttgtatttcaaatgaaaataaaaatttagctttttctaaatgttttctaaaacataaaatataaatatccaaactattatttttacgttttaaaaagaatttaggATACAAactttaatttctatattttttttattttcatagctattattatttagtgaaattaatttattcattaacaCGCGATTCATTTGCGGTTGATCCAGTGACCCAGTAATTCGAAAAGTTGTCCGGTTCgatatttgaaaatattggGTTTTGAGTTTCAGATAATTTGTCAAAAACTAACGTTTTATTAGTTTTCTTATcgctgttttaatatatatatcttactcaaacatgattatgattCTTCTTATTATTATCCTTAGAATATCGTATAATATTATCTTTGTTCTATTTTATAtctaaagatttttttgttcattaaatatatttttattatctataaattaattcaataaaattatttatgtcaTAAATATCAGATTTCACTTGTTATGTTTAAGGGATGTATGTGTCTAATGAACgtcttatttttatatataatgtagcAAACTTTTTGCAGTATATccaattttaatttaatattagttattgAACATAATATTTCTTTCACAACCTTAAATATAACATACACCACATGTCATTTgcactatatatatttttgccaAATACCATTATTTTACTCCTTTTCCAACGAAGATCTAATtgtattttctttctatttgacataagaaaaaaaaagcaattctctcaaatagtattttttaagttttgtcacaaaataacactcaaaaaataaaatgaccaaaataacatatttttgttttgaaaattttaacatttattttttgtttttaaatatttgaacacattcctaaaactTAACCCCTTAATTCTAAACCATAAgtcttaaattaattaacccaaagattataaatgcatatttaccattcaataaaacttcttttggtcattttcctcgtgatgctattttgtgacaaaaacttaaaaaatactaaTGTCATGAAGTagattaaggaaatattctattttaatttgaataaataatattgtttgcgttttaattaaaacaaatcgTGTTTGTTACTAAATATTTCCATTACCGAACTTTATGTATGATAATAAactatattaattatgttttaatataaatgtaaTGGCATGCCTCTGTATACATCAATGACATGGTATTGAAATGGATTTAATATTATACCGAGTGTGGATGTATTTAAGCTGATGTTTCCATGGAAAGATGTTCTTTCTTGGTGCAACAAGCTATGAGGGTGTGTTCTGTCTCTAGATTTTTGCTAGCGTAGTTGGTGGAGGTATGCTTCTTTCAGCCAGTTACGTTTAATCTGAGTGCCCTGCTGTTGAGTTCTTGTTATCGACCTTGTTCTGATGCACAGGTCTTTCAAGCCCAAGAATTATGAAAGTGCTAAATCAAGGTTGGCAATGTGTAAGGATGACATTCGAGATCAACTAAAGAGGAATGGAAATATACCAGAGTTGTCCTCGGCCACTCTTTTGCAGTTTTATTGATGTGTTGAacctttattattattattttttggcaCTTGAATACGATGGTTAACTTAACTTGTCTTATTACTGCAGACGAGCAGTGGGAGACTTAAGTTCTGCAGTCAATCATTTCGAAGAGAGTATTGAGTTCCTTGTGAAACTGCATGCCGATGGATGATTTGGATGTTTTAGCGCACACTGTTATATTGTTTTTATCTGCAGAACTGTTGGCATTTTATAACAGTTATCGCTAAACTTGCAGATTAAACACACACTTTCTGTCTCGTTCAATAAGATAGGAGATCTTAAATAGTATGACGGGTGCAAGGTCGTATTAATTCGTGCTTTAAATGCCAGACGTGATGCGATGAAGCATCACCCAAATGCTCCTTCACAAGTAAGTATGCCTTCATCCCTTCATTGTATTTCAGTTTTGCTCTTTCTTACTCCTAGCatgttgtttttaattataaactaaCCACTGACACTAAATGTTTTACAGTGATAAACTAACCACTGACAGAAAGAAATCTCGTGAAGTTATTACAATGTGTGAAGGCTTATTTGTAGATCATAAGCTCTGTTTCTTGTGTTGTTTGTAGATCCCAAACTATAGATTTTATGTGGATTTTAATGGCTTTTGCTGTGTTGGTTTGAAAATCTTCTCTTTCGTTTTCGTATTGTTGCTTGATATTTTGTCTTGAGAAGTTGGACCTGAAAGATAAGTAAAGCGAGGTCTGTCCTGAAGTAGCAGCATGCTTAATGTATGTTAGGTCTGATATGCAACATAGTACTCTATACAAAACCGTGCTATCGTAGAGTCATATTTGCATCAGTAACTCTCATAATCTTTGGATGATCGGATGTATTAACAATGTGAATCTTTTGTCCaagtttataaaatcacatttttctACTCTGGATGATAATGCTGTCTCGTTAGTGTTGTACAGGGAGAGACTCAAGGGGTCAGAACTACCCTATGGGGTCTGTAGTTGACTGTACTAGTACATGTCAGCAACATAAATTGAGTTGTCTAGCTAATAGCTGACTGATTAAAAGGGAGCTAAGCAGAATGTGTTCTAGGTGTAGAGCTAAATATCTTTTTAGGTCAATGAGATCATTAATGAATAGTTGTGTTTAATAAAAGTAATATCAATATACAATACTAAAAGGCAAATATAAGGCTATGCCACATCGACAAATTAATTCAGACCAATCAGAGAATTTAATTTCGCCATGTCATCATCGAAACTGATCTTTTAATTTGGGCTATCTTTACATTATCAATCGGCCCAATTAAGCCCATGTCGTTTCTGAGGTATAGAGTCGTTTTTATTCTTTCCCGACAATTTCAGTTCGTCGTAGCCGATCGATCTCTGCACTTAGCTGTTACCTTAATAACCCAAGCTGACGCTTCATCAATCTATTAAGCTTTAAAGTCTTCCTAAATGGTTTTGGTCCACCTCCcctctttcttcttctatatTAAACGCTCCGTCTGATCGTCAATCAACCATAATCCATAATGGAAAACTTCCATTGAAGAACAGAAGAAGCTACAGCTACGGTACTGTCTCGCCTAACATGTTTACACTCTTGGCCtttatattttctctgttttgaatcCTGTTTTTTTCTCTGCTACCCCACTCTAGGGTTTCGATCGAgatgtttcatcttcttcctacGGATCCAGCAATCTACCAGTCACAGATTCACATCTTATTAGATCCATCTCAAGTTATAAAAAGGTATGCTTTACTCATCTCAAAACCATCTTTCCAACAAGATTCCGATAAGAAACGAACCGGAAAGAACATGAGCAGCGGCGCTTCCTCAGGTTGAAGCTAGCCCAGGATCATCACGGGGCATCAATGTTCTTCTGCGGTTTCCTCAGGTTTGAAGCTAGCTCAGAGTCACGGGGCAAGAAGAACCATATTCAGGTAACGTTATCAAGGCCAAAGGCAATATAAAGTCGCTttcttgattaaaaacattgattttcGTTTCAAGGATAAAAATGAGTTAGTGGAATCAAAGCCTTGCCTGGAATCAAAGCCTTGCCTGATATTAACATAAAATCCTTTGTTGCTTTTTATATTTAACCTCGTGTGATCTTTTGGTGAACCAGATGCTGTTTAACAAGGTTAATCTAGCaatataaagagaaaaaatcGCAATTATAGTTCCCAACGGCTGCGGAACGATTATATTACTGGAGCTAATTATTGATTTAGAGAAGCCAATGAAAGGTGAAGTTATTTGGAGAGCACAATGTAGTGCCAAACTACTTCGAACAGTTTCAGGTACGTGTCCCTGCTATAGCTAAACAGTTGAGATAGGTTAGTTAGTCTCTTGACATGATCTTGTGTTCGTTATCAACTGTACATTGAGTAAGTGTCTCTCAATAcagttttccaaaaaaaataattgctCATTAAATCAATACATCAAACACCGCAGCTTAGGTGGAGTTAACCGAAATCGTCCCTGGAAGTGGTTCCAAGTATGGTGGTGTTCAGTAACTTGAGAGTGTAGCAATTACTGATCTAAACGCATACATTCTCAACAATCCTCTGCAGGTGAAGTAAAATCTATACACTTTTCATACTCTCATGCGGCACAGCAAGTTGGAAACATACATTAACTCATTCTCATATATATACTCAGGCAGAGTTTCTTTGCTCTAGGGTCCTTATTCTAACATGAACGCATTGGCTCAGCTCATGACATGGAAAACAGCAGTGGCTAAGATTCCGTACGGAGGAGCCAAAGGAGGGATTGGTTGTGATACGAGCAAGCTCAGCGTCACCGAGCTTGAGAGACTGACTAGAGTCTTCACTCATAAGATTCATGATCTCATTGGGATTCACACTGATGTTCCAGCTCCTGATATGGGCACTGGTCCTCAGGTTCTTTAAACGTTTTCATCAAGtttgttttttactttcttttagtcatctttaaataattttttttgtttcttggtgAATTTGTAGACAATGGCTTGGATTCTTGATGAGTACTCTAAGTTCCATGGTTACTCTCCTGCAGTTGTCACTGGAAAACCCATTGTAAGTAGCTGTAAtcatggttttgttttgttaattcaCTGAATGGTAATGATCTTTTCAGCAGGATCTTGGTGGATCACTCGGGAGAGACGCAGTTACTGGAAGAGGAGTGATGTTTGGAACCGAAGCTTTGCTTAACGAGCACGGCAAGAGCATCTCAGGGCAACGTTTTGTCATCCAGGtgaagtttctttttttgttttttattacaGCTCCTCGCGAGTTAGAGAAGGTTCTTGATCGAGTGTACGTATTGGTTCTATAGGGGTTTGGGAATGTAGGGTCATGGGCGGCGAAGCTGATAAGTGAGCAAGGTGGGAAGATAGTTGCGGTGAGTGACATTACCGGAGCTATCAAGAACAAGGACGGTATTGATATCGAGAGCGTGCTTAACTATACCAAAGAACACAGAGGTGTTAAAGGGTTTCATGGTGCGCATCCCGTCGATGCAAACTCAATACTGGTCGAGGATTGTGATACCCTCATCCCTGCAAGATGACATTTGTTCTTTGCTTTTTTGAGTTAAgaaaatactccctccgtttcatattaagtgtcgttgtagagattttttttcgttgcaaaataagtgtcgttttcgaatttcaatgcagaatttattaattttattctgtattttatttttctattggtcgaGATACATgtgtaatgatgtttttgttatggaaaatatgcaaaatttaatgatttcttaatccgtgtgcacaactctaaaatgacacttattcagaaacagagggagGACAAACAATGATTGATTGTTGATTGGTAGTTTTAATGCTCtttaattttcagaaaatatttaattaactaCGTAgctaatagaaataaatatttaaaataatgtttacaaattaaatatgaaaacaatctaaataaaaactatttaattgcaaaatattcaaaaatatatttgtcaCATAAAGTTAATTCAACATTAAATCACTAGCAAATTTTATCCAGAAGAAAATTAATTTGGTATCAAATTAatccatttatatatatatatatatatatatatatatatatatatatatatattttttttttcaaaattaagtatttaaaaataaaattgcagataataaaactgaaatttatatttttgtgatcatgtaaatatcttaaataaccaaaatatgtcatataaatataattcaaaattaaaattaatataaacttactaaaatgaatataaaatatgttgaaagagatgaatatttttgagaaaaaatctataaaaaattatatcacaATTATGAGATGTACCAAATTATAAAACCAAAGGGCTAAACTGTAAACAACAAGAGCTAACTTCAAGTATATAAGTAAACATATAGTAAAGACAAGagaaatacaataaaaatgaaGACAACATcaactaaaactaaatataattaaacataCAACTAAAAGCATATAAAcggtaaaatataaataatacaagAATTAAACTTTTGAAATCGAAGGATAAATGTGAGGGTGGACGTAAGCTTATATCGAAGCAGATATACAATAGAAAATATacgatataaaaataaaatttaataaataaattcttTAATAGATCCACATTTGTAAGCTTAATTATATAGGATAAAATGATACTTTCATAAAGTATCGGACATTAAAGAgtagaaataaaaattatgttgaTAACGAACATTAATCTTTTAAAATTCAcattaattaatcatatttgttaaattttaaaattaattaaaaatataaataactcgCCATAGCaccattacaatattttattttaactattcCACAAACATTACTCAAAGTTTTAAATAGAATTTAGCTTACCAACTACgttattcatatttttgtaagAGATAAATCATTCTTTACACTATCATTTTCACGTCcggatttcaaaataaaatcaaactaaaaagaTCAACAATGAGCAGATATTGTCGGGCAGATACGCATGATCCAAGATTTAAATCCGCACAATCCACAATCCAAATCAAAACTCATAATTGGTATACAGCTGAACAGgtaattttaaccaaaaaattatttttcacctATCAACATCTAATCATAATTACAATTCTGTTTTAGGTCTACAATGGTAAAGCTCATACTATGGGACAAACAAGCATCAGATTTTAAGtcccaacaaaacaaaaaaataggaAATTTCAATTCGCTATCATCACAAACATCACCCAAGACAATCTAACGATAAGTGAtctatatttaattaattgttCATACaactaatttaaatatttactattGCAAATTTGAACTTGCTTCTTCACTAGCAACAAGATTTTACTTTTACAGTTTAATCAAATACATCAAGCACTTCAAAAGACGAATACAGTGTCAACCAAACAATTATCTCAACCGCAACTTCACCTACTCAACGAAACAAAAACAGGAAAACAAATGAAAgcaatagagaaaaaaaatactcctacctctttcttttctttttcttcctgtCCCACCAAATAATGTATTATGTTGGGGCTTTAATAAGTTCACCCAATTCTATTTTCACCTATTTcttctaaattatatattttcaactatgaaaaaacattttacaatgTCTACATccaatcaaaattatttaaacttacCAACTaaattcttaatattattataatatctCAATCGTAAACATAAATTGTTTAAACATATTTTCCGCGCGTAACGCGGACAAAGACTCTAGTATTGGTAATAAAGGAACATTGACTAAGTTTGGTGGTTATTAAGATGAAGATATAGACAGGA includes:
- the LOC108826041 gene encoding glutamate dehydrogenase 1 isoform X2, giving the protein MNALAQLMTWKTAVAKIPYGGAKGGIGCDTSKLSVTELERLTRVFTHKIHDLIGIHTDVPAPDMGTGPQTMAWILDEYSKFHGYSPAVVTGKPIDLGGSLGRDAVTGRGVMFGTEALLNEHGKSISGQRFVIQGFGNVGSWAAKLISEQGGKIVAVSDITGAIKNKDGIDIESVLNYTKEHRGVKGFHGAHPVDANSILVEDCDTLIPAR
- the LOC108826041 gene encoding glutamate dehydrogenase 1 isoform X3, with the protein product MTWKTAVAKIPYGGAKGGIGCDTSKLSVTELERLTRVFTHKIHDLIGIHTDVPAPDMGTGPQTMAWILDEYSKFHGYSPAVVTGKPIQDLGGSLGRDAVTGRGVMFGTEALLNEHGKSISGQRFVIQGFGNVGSWAAKLISEQGGKIVAVSDITGAIKNKDGIDIESVLNYTKEHRGVKGFHGAHPVDANSILVEDCDTLIPAR
- the LOC108826041 gene encoding glutamate dehydrogenase 1 isoform X1, which codes for MNALAQLMTWKTAVAKIPYGGAKGGIGCDTSKLSVTELERLTRVFTHKIHDLIGIHTDVPAPDMGTGPQTMAWILDEYSKFHGYSPAVVTGKPIQDLGGSLGRDAVTGRGVMFGTEALLNEHGKSISGQRFVIQGFGNVGSWAAKLISEQGGKIVAVSDITGAIKNKDGIDIESVLNYTKEHRGVKGFHGAHPVDANSILVEDCDTLIPAR